A stretch of DNA from Melioribacteraceae bacterium 4301-Me:
GGAACAGGATAATTCCCAGTAAAACAAGCGGTACAGAAATTCTTAGGTTGATGATCAATCATTGCTTCTAACATTTCTTCGATGCTTAAATAATGTAAGCTATCGACTTCTAAATACTTCCGAATTTCTTCGATATTACTTTTATATTTATAAGCAATTAGTTCTTCTTTAGAAGGGAAATCCATTCCGTAATAGCATGGACTAATAATAGGTGGTGATGAAATTCTAATATGAATCGATTTAGGTTTTGCTTCTTTAAGAAGTTTTACCAACTGTTTAGAAGTTGTTCCGCGCACTATTGAATCATCGACGAGAACTACCGTATTGTTTTCAAGTACGCCTTTTACAGTATTAAACTTAATACGAACACCAATTTCTCTTTTTTTCTGTCCTGGTAAAATAAAAGTTCGGCCAATATAGTGACTTCTTATTAAACCGATTTCAAGTCTTGATGGAATTCCCATTTTTAACAGCTGAGTTTGATAACCTAAAGCTGCAGTATTAGAACTGTCAGGTACACTTATCACAATTACCTTTTCACCATCTGGGTCATAAACTGGATGTTTTTCGGCTAAAATCTTGCCTAATTTTCTTCTAAGTTTATCAACATTCGAACCAAATATTTTACTATCAGGTCTAGAGAAATATATGTATTCAAAGATACAGTGCTTAATCTGTGTTGTGTTGTCAGAAATTCTATAGGAATTTAGGCTTAAGTTATTATCATTCCCATGTTCAATAACGACCATTTCACCCGGTTCAACATCACGAATGTATTCAGCTGCATTGATATCAAGTGCGCAAGTTTCAGAAGTGATAATGTAGGAGCCATTTAACTTGCCAATGCATAAGGGTCGAAAACCATTTGGATCTCGTATACCAATTAATTTATCGTCAGTCAAAAGAACAATACTGTAAGCGCCTTTTACTTGACTAAATGCTTCTTTAATTTGCTCAACTTGGTTTTCTAATTTACTCCTGGCAATTAAATGCAAAATGACTTCTGTATCACTAGTAGTCTGAAAAATAGCCCCTTCTTTTATGAGTTGTTCCCTCAATTCTTTTGCATTTGTTAAATTACCATTATGTGCTATTGCTATATTTCCTAGCCGATAATTAACAACGAAAGGCTGTATATTTTTAATTGAGTCAGATGCTCCTGTAGTAGAATACCTATTATGACCTATAGCAGAACTACCAATTAGTTTAGTCTCGAAAACTGATGAGTCAGAAAAAACTTCAGATACCAATCCTAAATTTTTGTGTACAGCAAATGTATTTTTACCATTTTTGCTTTTATAAGAACTAACGATACCAGCAGCTTCTTGTCCACGGTGTTGCAATGCATGCAATCCATAATAAGTATTAATTGCAGCAGTATTTGAACCACTGATGCCAAATATCCCGCAGTTACATTTTGGTTTATCGGTCATTTTTTAAAAAATTTTTTGTAAACGAAAATAAAACAAAAAAGGCACATATCCCAATGTGCCTTTTTTAGTCTTATCTACCAAAAGGTAGACATATGTCGGAACGGCGGGATTTGAACCCGCGACCCCTACCACCCCAAGGTAGTGCGCTACCCGGGCTGCGCTACGTTCCGTCTACAGCAATGATTTTAATTCAATTAAAAAACTTCTTATTTCTTCTAAGTCTGTTTTAAGAGAACGTGGTTCTTTATTTTGCTCTGCTTCTTCTTGCTCCTTTTTGTCTGTTGAAAATACCTCACCAGTTGAGTTCAGTATTTTTTTAGCACCTTCAATAGTATATTTTTCTTCCCTCAGGAGTTTTTTAATCTGTAAAATTAATTTAATATCCTTATTAGTGTATATTCTATTACCTGCTCTGTTTTTGCCTGGCTTTAACTGGTCAAATTCTGTTTCCCAATACCTTAGAATATATTGTTCAAGACCAGTAAGTTTGCTTACTTCACTAATTGAGTAATACAGTTTTTTTAATCCAAAATCTTTCATAATATTAGCTCAAATGTTACTTAATAAAAGTTAAGTAATGTTAGTAAAATAAGCAAGATTATCGATGTACTTAAATTGCTAATTGAGACTTATTAACAACTTATTTTTTTAGCTATTATTCAAAAATCTAAATTCAACAAATAACTGCAAATATAGTATTCAATAGATATTTTTCTTATGCATTAATTATTTTCTTAAGTAAAAACACTGCAGCCAAGTAACTGTTAGCTTGAAACCCTGAAATATAGCCATTGCATTTAGAAGCGGTTAACAACTTTTGCCTAAAGTCTTCACGCGATGATAAATTTGATAAATGAACTTCAATTTTAGGTAGGTTACAAATTTCTAAAGCATCTCTAATTGCAACTGAAGTATGAGCATAACCGCCGGGGTTAATTATTAAGCCATCAAATTTTTTTTCAGATTGTTGTATTGAGTTAATGATATCACCTTCAGAATTACTTTGAATAAATTCAAATTCAATATCAGGAAATTCTTTGCGGACCTCAGTTTCTATTTTTTCTAAGTTTATTTTACCATATATGTCAGGATTTCGTTTATCTAATAAATTTAAATTAGGTCCATTAATTACTAATATTTTCACGTATTATCTCCCATTTCTTCTATTATTTCTCGAAGTTTTGGAGGCAAATAAATTTTGTCAACCCCAAGTTCGTTCAATGCAGCAGCTAATGTCATAACTTTCCTTTGTGTATTACTCAATTTATTGATTACAATCATTTTGTTTTCTTTGATAATGCAGTATCCGCCTTTAAAATCTCCCCTTTCGAACCTAACTATTGCTCCCATTTCTTTGGCTAATGATTTTAAATCTTGCAATATGTTTTCAAACTCTTTTTCTTTAATCTTCATAGCGTTTTACGAAATGGTTTAAAGAGAAACAAACTTAATGCAGCAAAATAAGCGAATACTTCAATTAAAGGAAAGCTTCCTAATTTTATTATTCTTTGTCGTAAAATTTCTATTATTTCATTGACATTATAATTATTAGATAGCACTTTAATGACAAAATTATAATCCAATTTGGAAAGATAAACTTCAAAAGGTAAGGTAATAAGAATGATGACTGTTATAATAAAAAGCCATCCTTCGTTTTTGAGATTAAATTTAGAAGTAACAAGAAATACTAAAAAACATATA
This window harbors:
- a CDS encoding MerR family transcriptional regulator, with amino-acid sequence MKDFGLKKLYYSISEVSKLTGLEQYILRYWETEFDQLKPGKNRAGNRIYTNKDIKLILQIKKLLREEKYTIEGAKKILNSTGEVFSTDKKEQEEAEQNKEPRSLKTDLEEIRSFLIELKSLL
- a CDS encoding type II 3-dehydroquinate dehydratase, giving the protein MKILVINGPNLNLLDKRNPDIYGKINLEKIETEVRKEFPDIEFEFIQSNSEGDIINSIQQSEKKFDGLIINPGGYAHTSVAIRDALEICNLPKIEVHLSNLSSREDFRQKLLTASKCNGYISGFQANSYLAAVFLLKKIINA
- the purF gene encoding amidophosphoribosyltransferase → MTDKPKCNCGIFGISGSNTAAINTYYGLHALQHRGQEAAGIVSSYKSKNGKNTFAVHKNLGLVSEVFSDSSVFETKLIGSSAIGHNRYSTTGASDSIKNIQPFVVNYRLGNIAIAHNGNLTNAKELREQLIKEGAIFQTTSDTEVILHLIARSKLENQVEQIKEAFSQVKGAYSIVLLTDDKLIGIRDPNGFRPLCIGKLNGSYIITSETCALDINAAEYIRDVEPGEMVVIEHGNDNNLSLNSYRISDNTTQIKHCIFEYIYFSRPDSKIFGSNVDKLRRKLGKILAEKHPVYDPDGEKVIVISVPDSSNTAALGYQTQLLKMGIPSRLEIGLIRSHYIGRTFILPGQKKREIGVRIKFNTVKGVLENNTVVLVDDSIVRGTTSKQLVKLLKEAKPKSIHIRISSPPIISPCYYGMDFPSKEELIAYKYKSNIEEIRKYLEVDSLHYLSIEEMLEAMIDHQPKNFCTACFTGNYPVPVNLGISKEVYED